One segment of Brassica napus cultivar Da-Ae chromosome C3, Da-Ae, whole genome shotgun sequence DNA contains the following:
- the LOC125583140 gene encoding uncharacterized protein At4g02000-like: protein MGRMLRTMPKIWKIYERVKEIALTRDSFQFVFELETNIQSVMKHEFWTFDDWGMVMERWQEVPPANFLQTALILIRIHKIPVNYFTFKMMDAVAGAIGYAKVIEYDPEKPHLLEYVRVQVIMDLQNPLRDTKLVNLPKGCSATVDIKYERVRKKSFHCLRLSHEKQKCPLLKKGKGKNFQHT from the coding sequence ATGGGACGAATGCTGAGAACGATGCCAAAGATCTGGAAGATTTATGAGAGGGTGAAGGAAATCGCTTTGACTAGAGATAGTTTTCAATTTGTCTTTGAACTGGAGACGAATATTCAGTCAGTAATGAAACATGAATTTTGGACTTTTGATGATTGGGGAATGGTGATGGAGAGATGGCAGGAAGTTCCACCAGCAAATTTCTTACAAACGGCTCTAATATTGATCCGAATTCATAAGATTCCAGTTAACTACTTCACATTTAAGATGATGGATGCGGTGGCTGGAGCTATTGGATATGCGAAGGTTATTGAGTATGACCCAGAAAAACCACATTTACTGGAGTATGTCAGAGTCCAAGTGATTATGGATCTACAGAACCCGCTAAGAGACACAAAGCTAGTGAACCTCCCAAAAGGGTGCTCAGCAACGGTGGACATTAAATATGAGAGAGTTCGAAAGAAGTCTTTCCACTGTCTACGTCTATCTCACGAGAAACAGAAATGTCCTCTCCTGAAGAAAGGCAAAGGCAAAAACTTTCAGCACACATAA
- the LOC106393364 gene encoding uncharacterized protein LOC106393364, with amino-acid sequence MLAPSVPPGFRHLPNVVAREVFEEMQLYMNCVDPEERRIREFRMKKVLSDLSKDPIAQRSCLRLESQPVISTALNTNVDRVFDFRLAEHHRELNETENIKNASSSHGGHKMPENPLVIQEEASVSDSRSGQKVGKRKQASWTRRQHKHNEKKSVAEMAEKKTDLNDGDRNIKRKAAEYGEVSSKTYKQADGLMVHQKPSTSP; translated from the exons ATGCTAGCGCCATCAGTTCCCCCAGGTTTTCGTCATCTACCTAATGTAGTGGCTCGTGAGGTGTTTGAGGAAATGCAGTTATACATGAACTGTGTTGATCCAGAAGAGAGGCGAATTAGGGAATTTCGTATGAAAAAAGTTTTGTCAGACCTATCTAAAGATCCAATCGCCCAAAGATCTTGTCTTAGACTGGAGAGTCAACCAGTTATATCCACAGCTCTCAATACTAATGTGGATAGAGTTTTTGACTTCAGACTCGCAGAGCATCACAGAGAACTTAACGAGACTGAGAACATCAAGAATGCCAGTTCTTCTCATGGGGGACATAAAATGCCAGAGAACCCTCTTGTGATCCAAGAAG AAGCTTCGGTCTCTGATAGCAGGAGCGGACAGAAAGTTGGGAAACGCAAACAAGCATCATGGACTAGGAGACAACATAAGCACAATGAGAAGAAATCAGTTGCTGAAATGGCTGAAAAGAAGACTGATCTCAATGACGGGGATAGAAACATTAAAAGAAAGGCGGCAGAATATGGAGAGGTGTCTTCTAAGACTTACAAACAGGCTGACGGTTTGATGGTTCACCAGAAACCATCCACGTCTCCATGA
- the LOC106396900 gene encoding serine/threonine-protein kinase D6PK-like, which produces MEPWVDDLADDLQSVSFTSAGTTVNRSTSSGSRSSSSAAALTPATSFSSAKLPPSLRSSLSLSDLRFRLRLGAGDIGSVFLAEFKSATAVELPLLAAKVMDKKELASRSKEGRAKTEREILETLDHPFLPTLYAAIDSSKWLCLLTEFCPGGDLHVLRQKQPYKRFHESAVRFYVSEVIVAMEYLHMMGIVYRDLKPENVLVRSDGHIMLTDFDLSLRCDESTSTPQIVLNRNALPNGSSDQNENQTMDHRQTTSSSCMITNCIVPAVSCFHPRIRRRKKKADHRNNGPELVAEPLDVRSMSFVGTHEYLAPEIVSGEGHGSAVDWWTLGIFMFELFYGTTPFKGMDHELTLANIVARALEFPKEPTIPSAAKDLISQLLAKDPIRRLGSSLGASAVKRHPFFQGVNWALLMCTRPPFLPPPFRKELLSDDIYPDTHVDYY; this is translated from the exons ATGGAGCCATGGGTTGACGATCTGGCTGACGATTTACAAAGTGTGAGCTTTACCTCCGCCGGAACCACCGTGAATCGGAGCACTAGCTCCGGCTCTCGCTCATCCTCCTCCGCCGCAGCTCTTACTCCGGCGACATCTTTTTCCTCCGCCAAACTTCCTCCCTCACTCAGAtcgtctctctccctctccgATCTCCGATTCCGTCTCCGTCTCGGGGCCGGAGACATCGGTTCTGTTTTCTTAGCTGAATTCAAATCCGCAACCGCCGTCGAATTACCGCTCTTAGCCGCTAAGGTTATGGATAAGAAAGAGCTCGCGAGCCGAAGCAAAGAAGGTAGAGCGAAGACGGAGAGAGAGATTCTCGAAACGCTTGACCATCCTTTCCTCCCGACGCTTTACGCCGCCATAGATTCTTCGAAATGGCTCTGCTTACTGACGGAGTTTTGTCCCGGCGGCGATCTCCACGTTCTCCGTCAGAAACAGCCTTACAAACGCTTCCACGAATCCGCCGTCAG ATTCTATGTATCGGAAGTGATCGTAGCCATGGAATATCTTCACATGATGGGGATTGTTTACCGAGACTTGAAGCCTGAGAATGTGTTGGTTCGATCAGATGGTCACATCATGCTAACCGATTTCGATCTCTCCTTAAGATGTGATGAATCCACCTCCACACCACAGATTGTACTGAACCGAAACGCACTACCAAACGGCTCGTCTGACCAGAACGAAAACCAAACAATGGACCATCGTCAGACCACATCGTCTTCTTGCATGATCACAAACTGTATTGTCCCAGCTGTCTCCTGCTTCCACCCGAGAATCAGAAGACGTAAGAAGAAAGCTGATCACCGTAACAACGGTCCTGAGCTTGTGGCCGAGCCTCTGGACGTCCGCTCCATGTCCTTTGTTGGGACGCATGAGTACTTGGCTCCTGAAATTGTTTCAG GAGAAGGGCATGGGAGCGCGGTGGATTGGTGGACATTGGGGATATTCATGTTCGAGCTGTTCTACGGTACGACGCCTTTCAAAGGGATGGACCACGAGTTAACCCTTGCAAACATCGTCGCTAGAGCCCTCGAATTTCCAAAAGAGCCAACCATTCCAAGCGCGGCCAAGGATCTGATCTCTCAGCTACTGGCTAAGGACCCGATCCGACGTTTGGGGTCGTCTCTGGGTGCATCTGCCGTGAAACGCCACCCGTTTTTCCAAGGAGTTAATTGGGCTTTGCTCATGTGTACTCGTCCTCCTTTTCTTCCTCCGCCTTTCCGCAAAGAACTTTTGTCCGATGACATTTATCCTGATACCCATGTCGACtactattaa
- the LOC106396902 gene encoding peptidyl-prolyl cis-trans isomerase CYP71 translates to MEEEPKNGSAKELAVVEEEEPMVGPGPAPRVKRKRPLQFEQAYLDSLPCANMYEKSYMHRDVVTHVAVSAADFFITGSIDGHLKFWKKKGVGIEFAKHFRSHLGPIEGLAVSVDGLLCCTISNDDHAVKIYDVVNYDMMAMIRLPYIPGAVEWVYTHADVKAKLAVSDRNSSFVHIYDPRSGSNEPIASKQIHSYPVKVMKYNPVSDTVISGDTKGIIEYWSPATLQFPEDEVDFKLKSDTNLFEIIKCKTTISAIEVSPDGRQFSVTSPDRRIRVFWFETGKLRRVYDESLEVAQDLQRSDAPLYRLEAIDFGRRMAVEKELEKTESAPQPNAVFDESSNFLIFATLLGIKIVNLQTNTVARILGKVESNERYLRVALYQGDQGGKKVRKIPAAAANVNESKEPLTDPTILCCAFKKHRIYMFSRREPEEPEDASQGRDVFNEKPSADELMSVSDIGNSSTTSLPENVIMHTTMGDMHIKLYPEECPKTVENFTTHCRNGYYDNHLFHRVIKGFMVQTGDPLGDGTGGQSIWGREFEDEFHKSLRHDRPFTVSMANAGQNTNGSQFFITTVATPWLDNKHTVFGRVVKGMDVVQGIEKVKTDKNDRPYQDVKILNVTVPKS, encoded by the exons ATGGAGGAAGAACCTAAGAATGGAAGCGCGAAAGAATTagcggtggtggaggaggaagAGCCGATGGTGGGGCCAGGACCTGCTCCACGCGTCAAGCGCAAGCGTCCGCTTCAGTTCGAACAAGCGTATCTCGATTCGCTTCCTTGTGCTAATAT GTATGAGAAAAGTTACATGCATAGGGATGTAGTTACACATGTTGCTGTCTCCGCTGCTGATTTCTTTATAACTGGAAGCATCGATG gCCACTTGAAGTTTTGGAAGAAAAAGGGTGTTGGCATCGAGTTCGCTAAGCATTTTCGTTCCCATCTAGGTCCTATTGAAGGTCTTGCG GTTAGCGTTGATGGTTTGCTTTGCTGTACCATCTCAAATGATGATCATGCTGTTAAAATTTATGATGTTGTCAACTACGACATGATGGCCATGATCCGCTTGCCCTATATTCCCGGTGCTGTTGAGTGGGTCTACACACATGCGGATGTCAAAGCCAAACTTGCTGTTAGTGACCGAAACTCTTCCTTTGTGCACATTTATGATCCCCGCTCTGGTTCCAATGAACCCATTGCTTCTAAACAG ATACATTCGTATCCTGTTAAGGTCATGAAGTACAATCCTGTTTCTGACACAGTGATATCTGGTGACACAAAAGGAATCATCGAGTACTGGAGTCCAGCTACGCTACAGTTTCCTGAGGATGA GGTAGACTTCAAACTAAAGAGTGACACAAATCTATTTGAGATTATAAAGTGTAAAACTACAATCTCCGCCATTGAG GTGAGTCCGGACGGTAGACAGTTTTCCGTTACATCTCCTGATCGTAGGATTCGCGTATTTTGGTTTGAAACTGGTAAACTAAGGCGGGTATATGACGAGTCTCTTGAG GTGGCCCAAGATCTACAGAGGAGCGATGCTCCATTGTACAGGCTTGAAGCAATTGACTTTGGTAGAAGAATGGCTGTTGAGAAGGAACTTGAAAAAACCGAGAGCGCTCCTCAGCCCAATGCAGTTTTCGATGAAAGCTCCAATTTCCTTATTTTTGCCACTCTTCTTGGAATCAAA ATAGTAAATTTACAAACCAATACAGTTGCAAGGATCCTTGGAAAGGTGGAGAGCAATGAAAGGTATCTGAGAGTTGCACTATATCAAGGTGATCAAGGCGGGAAGAAAGTTAGAAAGATTCCAGCAGCCGCAGCAAATGTAAATGAAAGCAAGGAGCCTTTAACTGATCCAACTATCTTATGTTGCGCCTTCAAGAAACACAGGATTTATATGTTCAG TCGGAGAGAGCCAGAAGAACCTGAAGATGCAAGCCAAGGAAGGGATGTGTTCAACGAGAAGCCTTCTGCTGATGAACTTATGTCTGTCTCAGATATTGGAAACTCATCCACAACGTCTCTCCCAGAGAACGTG ATCATGCATACTACTATGGGGGATATGCACATAAAGCTTTACCCAGAAGAATGTCCCAAAACAGTGGAGAACTTCACAACACACTGTCGAAATGGCTATTACGACAACCACCTTTTCCACCGAGTTATCAAAGGATTCATGGTACAAACTGGAGATCCTCTTGGGGATGGCACTGGAGGACAGTCAATTTGGGGAAGAGAATTCGAGGACGAGTTTCACAAAAg TCTTCGGCATGACAGGCCGTTCACAGTGTCCATGGCTAACGCTGGTCAAAACACAAACGGGTCGCAGTTCTTTATTACAACAGTAGCTACACCGTGGCTAGACAATAAGCATACAGTTTTTGGCAGAGTTGTGAAGGGAATGGATGTCGTACAG GGTATAGAGAAAGTGAAGACAGATAAAAACGACAGGCCTTACCAAGATGTTAAGATACTTAATGTCACTGTCCCTAAATCTTAG